Proteins encoded in a region of the Prunus persica cultivar Lovell chromosome G4, Prunus_persica_NCBIv2, whole genome shotgun sequence genome:
- the LOC109948567 gene encoding receptor kinase-like protein Xa21 isoform X1 yields MPLGQGFHPSRCNHVPHSHCQLVSVCNYYYSMISIFNCEKKKKETHFAVGRETSLFSVLMEERSHFLLSITFLLVLQFSSLYMAELTIGTDATQTNITTDQAALLALRSHITSDPHNILVNWSTTTSACNATGLALLVVLSHFRRSNGSIPRKIGNLTQLREIYLGVNNLTGIIPNEMGDLQNLELLSIEQNNLNGLIPSSIFNISKLRALSLTLNKLSGSLPANIGLGVPNLQLLYIGATDVSGVIPNLSNASKLTRISMSYNSFTGFIPRTLCALINLQWLGLYMNNLTIDTSTLSCLANLQNLKALDLGNNPLNVRLDDSFRNFSLTSSLQYIALPNCIMRGNIPIGLGNLSSLISLDLENNQLSGSIPTSLGRLGNLQGMNLNYNKLQGYIPYQLCQLYNLVNLQLASNQLSGSIPSCLGNLAASLRYLSLGSNLLSSTIPSTFWRLAYILQVNLSSNSLIGPLSQDIGNLKVVVEVDLSNNNLSGVIPSTIGGLQDLVNLSLANNNLEGPIPSSFQDLLSLQLLNLSRNNLSGVIPKSLEALSLLKYLDLSFNRLQGEIPTGGPFQNFSAQSFVSNSAFCGAPRFHVPPCKNTTLEPNWKKAKYIIPGIISVILLVASISIFVLRRKRNVQVAGEATSLPQLLWKRISHLELLKATNGFNENNLLGSGGFGSVYKGTLSDGIDVAVKVFSLQLEGDFKSFDRECQMLSNIRHRNLIKIISCCSELDFKALVLNYMPNGSLDKWLYSQNYSLNILQRLNIMIDVAVAVEYLHYGYSIPIVHCDMKPSNILLDDDMVAHVADFGIAKLLGGGDSITQTMTLATVGYMAPGDVLANLISFNSIHMLSIIRTRIPSLTVQSCAPLSLPTCLCLQLLLFNDINFQLRKKEKGNTLCSWKGNFSVSVLMEERSHFLLSIT; encoded by the exons ATGCCTTTAGGACAAGGATTCCATCCCTCACGGTGCAATCATGTGCCCCACTCTCATTGCCAACTTGTCTCTGTTTGCAACTACTATTATtcaatgatttcaattttcaattgcgaaaaaaagaaaaaggaaacacaCTTTGCAGTTGGAAGGGAAACTTCTCTGTTTTCGGTGCTCATGGAGGAGAGAAGTCATTTCCTCTTGTCAATCACGTTCTTGCTGGTGCTGCAGTTCAGTTCTCTATATATGGCTGAATTAACTATCGGCACAGATGCAACACAAACCAACATCACCACGGACCAGGCCGCTCTTCTTGCTCTGAGATCCCATATCACCAGTGACCCTCACAACATCTTGGTCAACTGGTCAACCACCACCTCCGCCTGCAACGCAACTGGGTTGGCGTTACTTGTGGTGCTTTCTCATTTTCGTCGATCTAA TGGAAGCATACccagaaaaattggaaacttaACCCAGTTAAGGGAGATTTATCTTGGCGTCAACAATTTGACAG GCATTATACCGAATGAGATGGGTGATCTTCAAAATTTGGAGTTATTGTCAATCGAACAGAATAATCTGAATGGCCTCATCCCATCCTCAATCTTCAATATCTCCAAGCTAAGAGCACTCTCGCTTACGCTGAATAAGCTATCGGGTAGCCTCCCAGCAAACATAGGCCTTGGGGTTCCAAACCTTCAACTCCTTTATATAGGAGCAACTGACGTCAGCGGAGTAATCCCCAACCTCTCCAATGCTTCTAAGCTCACCAGGATATCCATGAGCTACAACTCATTTACAGGGTTTATCCCGAGGACGCTCTGTGCCTTAATAAATCTTCAGTGGCTTGGCTTATACATGAATAATTTGACAATTGACACTTCCACTCTCTCTTGTTTGGCTaatcttcaaaatttgaaagcaCTAGACTTGGGAAATAATCCGTTAAATGTCAGACTTGACGATTCCTTTAGGAATTTCTCTTTGACATCATCACTTCAATATATTGCATTACCCAATTGCATCATGAGGGGTAACATTCCCATTGGTCTTGGCAACTTAAGCAGCTTGATATCCTTAGACCTCGAAAACAATCAATTGAGTGGATCAATTCCAACTTCATTAGGAAGACTTGGAAATCTCCAaggtatgaacttgaattacAACAAGTTGCAAGGTTACATCCCATATCAACTTTGTCAACTGTATAACCTCGTTAACTTACAGTTGGCTAGTAATCAGCTCTCTGGTTCTATACCTTCATGCTTGGGTAATCTAGCCGCATCTCTAAGATATCTATCACTAGGGTCCAATTTGTTGAGTTCCACAATACCATCTACTTTTTGGAGACTTGCCTATATCTTACAAGTAAACTTATCATCCAATTCTCTAATTGGACCTCTCTCACAAGATATTGGAAACTTGAAAGTTGTCGTAGAGGTAGATTTATCAAATAACAATTTATCTGGTGTTATACCAAGCACCATTGGCGGTCTTCAGGATCTAGTTAATCTCTCCTTGgcaaataataatttggaaggCCCTATTCCAAGTTCATTTCAAGACTTGCTAAGCCTGCAACTCTTGAATTTATCCAGAAACAATCTATCTGGAGTGATTCCCAAGTCTTTAGAAGCTCTGTCACTTCTCAAGTATCTGGATTTGTCTTTCAACCGGCTCCAAGGAGAAATTCCAACGGGTGGACCATTCCAAAACTTCTCTGCTCAATCATTTGTCTCAAACAGCGCATTCTGTGGTGCACCCCGATTTCATGTTCCACCATGCAAAAATACTACACTTGAACCAAATTGGAAGAAAGCTAAATATATCATCCCAGGGATCATATCAGTAATTCTACTAGTGGCCTCCATATCTATATTTGTACTACGCAGGAAAAGAAATGTGCAAGTTGCAGGAGAGGCTACCTCGTTGCCTCAACTTCTTTGGAAAAGAATTTCACACCTAGAACTTCTAAAGGCCACGAATGGATTTAACGAAAACAACTTACTCGGAAGTGGGGGTTTTGGCTCAGTATATAAAGGGACGCTTTCAGATGGAATAGATGTTGCAGTAAAGGTTTTCAGTTTACAGCTAGAAGGGGATTTCAAGAGTTTTGATAGGGAATGTCAAATGCTAAGCAATATTCGTCATAGAAACCTTATCAAAATCATCAGCTGTTGCAGTGAACTTGATTTCAAAGCCTTGGTACTGAACTACATGCCTAATGGGAGCCTGGACAAGTGGTTATATTCTCAAAACTATTCTTTGAATATCTTACAGAGGTTGAACATAATGATAGACGTTGCGGTGGCAGTGGAATACCTACACTATGGTTATTCAATACCTATTGTGCACTGTGACATGAAGCCCAGCAATATACTACTAGATGATGATATGGTTGCACACGTTGCTGATTTTGGAATTGCAAAACTCTTGGGTGGAGGAGATTCTATTACCCAAACCATGACTCTAGCCACTGTTGGGTATATGGCTCCAGGTGATGTACTTGCTAATTTAATATCTTTCAATTCTATACACATGTTGTCCATAATTAGGACAAGGATTCCATCCCTCACGGTGCAATCATGTGCCCCACTCTCATTGCCAACTTGTCTCTGTTTGCAACTACTATTATTCAATGATATCAATTTTCAATtgcgaaaaaaagaaaaaggaaacacaCTTTGCAGTTGGAAGGGAAACTTCTCTGTTTCGGTGCTCATGGAGGAGAGAAGTCATTTCCTCTTGTCAATCACGtga
- the LOC109948567 gene encoding receptor kinase-like protein Xa21 isoform X2, with protein sequence MPLGQGFHPSRCNHVPHSHCQLVSVCNYYYSMISIFNCEKKKKETHFAVGRETSLFSVLMEERSHFLLSITFLLVLQFSSLYMAELTIGTDATQTNITTDQAALLALRSHITSDPHNILVNWSTTTSACNATGLALLVVLSHFRRSNGSIPRKIGNLTQLREIYLGVNNLTGIIPNEMGDLQNLELLSIEQNNLNGLIPSSIFNISKLRALSLTLNKLSGSLPANIGLGVPNLQLLYIGATDVSGVIPNLSNASKLTRISMSYNSFTGFIPRTLCALINLQWLGLYMNNLTIDTSTLSCLANLQNLKALDLGNNPLNVRLDDSFRNFSLTSSLQYIALPNCIMRGNIPIGLGNLSSLISLDLENNQLSGSIPTSLGRLGNLQGMNLNYNKLQGYIPYQLCQLYNLVNLQLASNQLSGSIPSCLGNLAASLRYLSLGSNLLSSTIPSTFWRLAYILQVNLSSNSLIGPLSQDIGNLKVVVEVDLSNNNLSGVIPSTIGGLQDLVNLSLANNNLEGPIPSSFQDLLSLQLLNLSRNNLSGVIPKSLEALSLLKYLDLSFNRLQGEIPTGGPFQNFSAQSFVSNSAFCGAPRFHVPPCKNTTLEPNWKKAKYIIPGIISVILLVASISIFVLRRKRNVQVAGEATSLPQLLWKRISHLELLKATNGFNENNLLGSGGFGSVYKGTLSDGIDVAVKVFSLQLEGDFKSFDRECQMLSNIRHRNLIKIISCCSELDFKALVLNYMPNGSLDKWLYSQNYSLNILQRLNIMIDVAVAVEYLHYGYSIPIVHCDMKPSNILLDDDMVAHVADFGIAKLLGGGDSITQTMTLATVGYMAPVFRES encoded by the exons ATGCCTTTAGGACAAGGATTCCATCCCTCACGGTGCAATCATGTGCCCCACTCTCATTGCCAACTTGTCTCTGTTTGCAACTACTATTATtcaatgatttcaattttcaattgcgaaaaaaagaaaaaggaaacacaCTTTGCAGTTGGAAGGGAAACTTCTCTGTTTTCGGTGCTCATGGAGGAGAGAAGTCATTTCCTCTTGTCAATCACGTTCTTGCTGGTGCTGCAGTTCAGTTCTCTATATATGGCTGAATTAACTATCGGCACAGATGCAACACAAACCAACATCACCACGGACCAGGCCGCTCTTCTTGCTCTGAGATCCCATATCACCAGTGACCCTCACAACATCTTGGTCAACTGGTCAACCACCACCTCCGCCTGCAACGCAACTGGGTTGGCGTTACTTGTGGTGCTTTCTCATTTTCGTCGATCTAA TGGAAGCATACccagaaaaattggaaacttaACCCAGTTAAGGGAGATTTATCTTGGCGTCAACAATTTGACAG GCATTATACCGAATGAGATGGGTGATCTTCAAAATTTGGAGTTATTGTCAATCGAACAGAATAATCTGAATGGCCTCATCCCATCCTCAATCTTCAATATCTCCAAGCTAAGAGCACTCTCGCTTACGCTGAATAAGCTATCGGGTAGCCTCCCAGCAAACATAGGCCTTGGGGTTCCAAACCTTCAACTCCTTTATATAGGAGCAACTGACGTCAGCGGAGTAATCCCCAACCTCTCCAATGCTTCTAAGCTCACCAGGATATCCATGAGCTACAACTCATTTACAGGGTTTATCCCGAGGACGCTCTGTGCCTTAATAAATCTTCAGTGGCTTGGCTTATACATGAATAATTTGACAATTGACACTTCCACTCTCTCTTGTTTGGCTaatcttcaaaatttgaaagcaCTAGACTTGGGAAATAATCCGTTAAATGTCAGACTTGACGATTCCTTTAGGAATTTCTCTTTGACATCATCACTTCAATATATTGCATTACCCAATTGCATCATGAGGGGTAACATTCCCATTGGTCTTGGCAACTTAAGCAGCTTGATATCCTTAGACCTCGAAAACAATCAATTGAGTGGATCAATTCCAACTTCATTAGGAAGACTTGGAAATCTCCAaggtatgaacttgaattacAACAAGTTGCAAGGTTACATCCCATATCAACTTTGTCAACTGTATAACCTCGTTAACTTACAGTTGGCTAGTAATCAGCTCTCTGGTTCTATACCTTCATGCTTGGGTAATCTAGCCGCATCTCTAAGATATCTATCACTAGGGTCCAATTTGTTGAGTTCCACAATACCATCTACTTTTTGGAGACTTGCCTATATCTTACAAGTAAACTTATCATCCAATTCTCTAATTGGACCTCTCTCACAAGATATTGGAAACTTGAAAGTTGTCGTAGAGGTAGATTTATCAAATAACAATTTATCTGGTGTTATACCAAGCACCATTGGCGGTCTTCAGGATCTAGTTAATCTCTCCTTGgcaaataataatttggaaggCCCTATTCCAAGTTCATTTCAAGACTTGCTAAGCCTGCAACTCTTGAATTTATCCAGAAACAATCTATCTGGAGTGATTCCCAAGTCTTTAGAAGCTCTGTCACTTCTCAAGTATCTGGATTTGTCTTTCAACCGGCTCCAAGGAGAAATTCCAACGGGTGGACCATTCCAAAACTTCTCTGCTCAATCATTTGTCTCAAACAGCGCATTCTGTGGTGCACCCCGATTTCATGTTCCACCATGCAAAAATACTACACTTGAACCAAATTGGAAGAAAGCTAAATATATCATCCCAGGGATCATATCAGTAATTCTACTAGTGGCCTCCATATCTATATTTGTACTACGCAGGAAAAGAAATGTGCAAGTTGCAGGAGAGGCTACCTCGTTGCCTCAACTTCTTTGGAAAAGAATTTCACACCTAGAACTTCTAAAGGCCACGAATGGATTTAACGAAAACAACTTACTCGGAAGTGGGGGTTTTGGCTCAGTATATAAAGGGACGCTTTCAGATGGAATAGATGTTGCAGTAAAGGTTTTCAGTTTACAGCTAGAAGGGGATTTCAAGAGTTTTGATAGGGAATGTCAAATGCTAAGCAATATTCGTCATAGAAACCTTATCAAAATCATCAGCTGTTGCAGTGAACTTGATTTCAAAGCCTTGGTACTGAACTACATGCCTAATGGGAGCCTGGACAAGTGGTTATATTCTCAAAACTATTCTTTGAATATCTTACAGAGGTTGAACATAATGATAGACGTTGCGGTGGCAGTGGAATACCTACACTATGGTTATTCAATACCTATTGTGCACTGTGACATGAAGCCCAGCAATATACTACTAGATGATGATATGGTTGCACACGTTGCTGATTTTGGAATTGCAAAACTCTTGGGTGGAGGAGATTCTATTACCCAAACCATGACTCTAGCCACTGTTGGGTATATGGCTCCAG
- the LOC109948567 gene encoding receptor kinase-like protein Xa21 isoform X3, whose product MLSGVPTGPIRGVGPLPSKLWQCTQLLFLTLEENNFSGSIPRKIGNLTQLREIYLGVNNLTGIIPNEMGDLQNLELLSIEQNNLNGLIPSSIFNISKLRALSLTLNKLSGSLPANIGLGVPNLQLLYIGATDVSGVIPNLSNASKLTRISMSYNSFTGFIPRTLCALINLQWLGLYMNNLTIDTSTLSCLANLQNLKALDLGNNPLNVRLDDSFRNFSLTSSLQYIALPNCIMRGNIPIGLGNLSSLISLDLENNQLSGSIPTSLGRLGNLQGMNLNYNKLQGYIPYQLCQLYNLVNLQLASNQLSGSIPSCLGNLAASLRYLSLGSNLLSSTIPSTFWRLAYILQVNLSSNSLIGPLSQDIGNLKVVVEVDLSNNNLSGVIPSTIGGLQDLVNLSLANNNLEGPIPSSFQDLLSLQLLNLSRNNLSGVIPKSLEALSLLKYLDLSFNRLQGEIPTGGPFQNFSAQSFVSNSAFCGAPRFHVPPCKNTTLEPNWKKAKYIIPGIISVILLVASISIFVLRRKRNVQVAGEATSLPQLLWKRISHLELLKATNGFNENNLLGSGGFGSVYKGTLSDGIDVAVKVFSLQLEGDFKSFDRECQMLSNIRHRNLIKIISCCSELDFKALVLNYMPNGSLDKWLYSQNYSLNILQRLNIMIDVAVAVEYLHYGYSIPIVHCDMKPSNILLDDDMVAHVADFGIAKLLGGGDSITQTMTLATVGYMAPGDVLANLISFNSIHMLSIIRTRIPSLTVQSCAPLSLPTCLCLQLLLFNDINFQLRKKEKGNTLCSWKGNFSVSVLMEERSHFLLSIT is encoded by the exons ATGTTATCCGGCGTGccgacaggccccatacgtggcgttggtccACTTCCATCCAAATTATGGCAATGCACACAACTTCTTTTTCTAACATTGGAGGAAAACAATTTCAGTGGAAGCATACccagaaaaattggaaacttaACCCAGTTAAGGGAGATTTATCTTGGCGTCAACAATTTGACAG GCATTATACCGAATGAGATGGGTGATCTTCAAAATTTGGAGTTATTGTCAATCGAACAGAATAATCTGAATGGCCTCATCCCATCCTCAATCTTCAATATCTCCAAGCTAAGAGCACTCTCGCTTACGCTGAATAAGCTATCGGGTAGCCTCCCAGCAAACATAGGCCTTGGGGTTCCAAACCTTCAACTCCTTTATATAGGAGCAACTGACGTCAGCGGAGTAATCCCCAACCTCTCCAATGCTTCTAAGCTCACCAGGATATCCATGAGCTACAACTCATTTACAGGGTTTATCCCGAGGACGCTCTGTGCCTTAATAAATCTTCAGTGGCTTGGCTTATACATGAATAATTTGACAATTGACACTTCCACTCTCTCTTGTTTGGCTaatcttcaaaatttgaaagcaCTAGACTTGGGAAATAATCCGTTAAATGTCAGACTTGACGATTCCTTTAGGAATTTCTCTTTGACATCATCACTTCAATATATTGCATTACCCAATTGCATCATGAGGGGTAACATTCCCATTGGTCTTGGCAACTTAAGCAGCTTGATATCCTTAGACCTCGAAAACAATCAATTGAGTGGATCAATTCCAACTTCATTAGGAAGACTTGGAAATCTCCAaggtatgaacttgaattacAACAAGTTGCAAGGTTACATCCCATATCAACTTTGTCAACTGTATAACCTCGTTAACTTACAGTTGGCTAGTAATCAGCTCTCTGGTTCTATACCTTCATGCTTGGGTAATCTAGCCGCATCTCTAAGATATCTATCACTAGGGTCCAATTTGTTGAGTTCCACAATACCATCTACTTTTTGGAGACTTGCCTATATCTTACAAGTAAACTTATCATCCAATTCTCTAATTGGACCTCTCTCACAAGATATTGGAAACTTGAAAGTTGTCGTAGAGGTAGATTTATCAAATAACAATTTATCTGGTGTTATACCAAGCACCATTGGCGGTCTTCAGGATCTAGTTAATCTCTCCTTGgcaaataataatttggaaggCCCTATTCCAAGTTCATTTCAAGACTTGCTAAGCCTGCAACTCTTGAATTTATCCAGAAACAATCTATCTGGAGTGATTCCCAAGTCTTTAGAAGCTCTGTCACTTCTCAAGTATCTGGATTTGTCTTTCAACCGGCTCCAAGGAGAAATTCCAACGGGTGGACCATTCCAAAACTTCTCTGCTCAATCATTTGTCTCAAACAGCGCATTCTGTGGTGCACCCCGATTTCATGTTCCACCATGCAAAAATACTACACTTGAACCAAATTGGAAGAAAGCTAAATATATCATCCCAGGGATCATATCAGTAATTCTACTAGTGGCCTCCATATCTATATTTGTACTACGCAGGAAAAGAAATGTGCAAGTTGCAGGAGAGGCTACCTCGTTGCCTCAACTTCTTTGGAAAAGAATTTCACACCTAGAACTTCTAAAGGCCACGAATGGATTTAACGAAAACAACTTACTCGGAAGTGGGGGTTTTGGCTCAGTATATAAAGGGACGCTTTCAGATGGAATAGATGTTGCAGTAAAGGTTTTCAGTTTACAGCTAGAAGGGGATTTCAAGAGTTTTGATAGGGAATGTCAAATGCTAAGCAATATTCGTCATAGAAACCTTATCAAAATCATCAGCTGTTGCAGTGAACTTGATTTCAAAGCCTTGGTACTGAACTACATGCCTAATGGGAGCCTGGACAAGTGGTTATATTCTCAAAACTATTCTTTGAATATCTTACAGAGGTTGAACATAATGATAGACGTTGCGGTGGCAGTGGAATACCTACACTATGGTTATTCAATACCTATTGTGCACTGTGACATGAAGCCCAGCAATATACTACTAGATGATGATATGGTTGCACACGTTGCTGATTTTGGAATTGCAAAACTCTTGGGTGGAGGAGATTCTATTACCCAAACCATGACTCTAGCCACTGTTGGGTATATGGCTCCAGGTGATGTACTTGCTAATTTAATATCTTTCAATTCTATACACATGTTGTCCATAATTAGGACAAGGATTCCATCCCTCACGGTGCAATCATGTGCCCCACTCTCATTGCCAACTTGTCTCTGTTTGCAACTACTATTATTCAATGATATCAATTTTCAATtgcgaaaaaaagaaaaaggaaacacaCTTTGCAGTTGGAAGGGAAACTTCTCTGTTTCGGTGCTCATGGAGGAGAGAAGTCATTTCCTCTTGTCAATCACGtga